A portion of the Glycine max cultivar Williams 82 chromosome 10, Glycine_max_v4.0, whole genome shotgun sequence genome contains these proteins:
- the LOC100815534 gene encoding probable mitochondrial import inner membrane translocase subunit TIM21 — translation MFRRILSHHRALSACAHNATTRSLVTRRTPNVPPPPTFLITGSRPVSSKTSQSNETGETTNKAKKDVANVEDPFSAPTYNIPEKPVTFVEGASYGVVILAGLGIAAAAGYAVFKELIFQPKEYKIYNKALKRIQDDGQIRVRIGFPITGYGQESRNRAARQRIPHRVWTDEEGVEHVEVNFYIRGPHGHGKVFAEMFKGADNEWKFTYLIVEIRAPSTAQIILESYIPSYSATK, via the exons ATGTTCCGCAGAATCTTGTCCCATCATCGCGCACTCTCAGCCTGCGCCCACAATGCAACAACGCGCTCACTCGTTACTCGCCGCACCCCCAATGTTCCACCACCACCCACCTTCCTAATCACAGGATCAAGGCCCGTTTCTTCCAAAACATCCCAATCCAACGAAACCGGTGAAACCACCAATAAG GCTAAAAAGGATGTGGCAAACGTCGAGGATCCCTTTAGTGCCCCTACTTATAACATTCCCGAGAAGCCTGTCACGTTCGTGGAAGGGGCTTCCTACGGTGTTGTCATTCTTGCGGGGCTCGGAATCGCAGCTGCTGCAGGATATGCTGTTTTCAAAGAGCTTATTTTTCAACCTAAAGA GTACAAGATCTATAACAAGGCTCTCAAAAGAATTCAGGATGATGGTCAG ATACGAGTAAGGATTGGATTTCCAATTACTGGTTATGGTCAGGAGAGTAGAAATCGAGCTGCTCGCCAAAGAATTCCTCACAGGGTATGGACTGATGAGGAAGGTGTCGAGCATGTGGAG GTTAATTTTTATATCCGGGGCCCCCATGGACATGGAAAAGTATTTGCGGAAATGTTCAAAGGCGCTGACAATGAGTGGAAGTTTACTTACTTGATTGTTGAGATTAGAGCACCATCTACCGCACAAATAATTCTGGAGTCATACATCCCATCTTACAGTGCAACCAAGTAG